The Lepeophtheirus salmonis chromosome 3, UVic_Lsal_1.4, whole genome shotgun sequence genomic interval taCTCAAATAAGTACTTCCTTTACCTTAATgagtattattaatttcttcaggagattatttttaattgtcccGTCATTTTTATCACATGTTAAATTTACAGATACTATCTAATGAACTAGATCAATAAGGGATTAGTAAATAAGTAACCATTAAAACCCGAAATGATTTGCACGTACTGGCATTTCAGCGATTGGATGACTAGgaacctatttatataatctCACATTCAAGATAGTTACGCTCAGATACGAGCTACCCCAACCCTGTTACACCATAAGACGATAATTAACGCGGGGAAAACTTTACTAGTTAGTAACTGAATGGCAGAAATGGGTGACACTTTATTTACATTCCAAAATAAGTCCGATTATGAAATAAAGAACATCATATGAAGATTCCTACATGAACTGATATAAAAACGTAGGAAATCACTGTATAGTAGAAGCAATTCACAATGTTAATGTTATATGGTACTTTTGAggaatattaacatttttttaaacttaagacAAAAACATAGACGCAATTTCACtatgcattttaattttttaataacataacaTGATAAGGACTTATAGATTAAAGTAACGCAACTAGCAAAAATTAAACTCCATgccatatgaaaaaatatttttactcctGCTGTCAATGTTAGTTGGATAAACTGAAAGTTTAGATTACGTTTCTGCACAATTACGTGATATAAACAGAAAATACAATCATAACACCGCATAGAAGGGTTAACGTGCCCAGAAACATGTTATAGATAAAAAAGCCTTAGCAAATAttagacaatatatatatatattaaaaaaagaaaataaatgtgacAACAGTGTAAAGAAATTTCAacgtaattataattaagtctGAGCAATGCCTTCGACCTAAATAAATAAGGGGTTTCTGCGTTCTTAAACCTTCTTTTCCGAGAAGTAATTGGTGTAATAGAGGAAAttctttaataaacaaataaaattgttaacGATTTTCACGTCCtttcaattaaattgatttcataaaaaagaaaaaaatataataataaataaataataatgaatatccTCGAGCTGTACCCCAAAGAAAAGTTTTGacttttagttattatttttatttcttttttcgcatagattttaattatttaacttcgAGATCTTCAATTTCCGCTCTCTAGTTCAGTGCCTCCAGCAGCACCAGAGTCATCTACTTCTCCAGCAGCATCAGACGTCCACAGCGTTAGGTTATCTCGAAGGAGTTGCATAATCAAGGTACTGTCCTTGTAACTATCCTCATTGAGCGTATCAAGCTCTGCGATCGCATCATCAAAGGCctaaaataaagcaaaactCCATTAATTTCTTACGAAATGAATCCTGAATTAGATTTTAAGAATCTCAGCAGCCTGATGATACCTTATAAATTGCAATTAATGAAAAGACATATCAATGCTGCTAAGACAGTATAGTGATAAAATTTATCTATCAAAACTTTCTTACACCACTGCCGTTAACTAGccattaacataatatattatcacCGGTGTCACAAATGGGGAAACAGCATACTTAGAAGTTATTATCCACACAAGCACACCATAGCAACACAAAATCAGGAGACAAACCTGTTTGGCCATATGGCATGCTCTATCTGGAGAGTTCAAAATTTCGTAGAAAAAGACGGAAAAGTTCAATGCCAAACCCAATCTGATGGGTTGGGTAGGAGTCATTGAGACTTTGGCTATATCAAATGATTCACGGTATGCTTGTTCCGAATTTGCGACATcagctgatttaaaaaaagaagagaaaacgatgattaaaaagaaaaggcaaACAACTTCAacgttaatataaaaatatccctCCCAAaggttttgtaaaataataatgacatgaAAACTAAACGTTGAAACTTGGGTGCtgctctttcttttttcatcttttttagcaaaaaagaaGAGTAATCAGTTCTTTTTAGGAACTTAAACGCACCGTCTTGGCCAACATGCAGGCCTTATCAGGGGAGTTGAGAATTTCGTAATAGAAGACAGAAAAATTTAGAGCAAGTCCGAGTCGGATAGGATGGGTTGGTTGCATTTGCGACTTGCTAATATCGTAAGCGTCCTGGTATGCCTTCTGAGAGTCTTCCACAACCGCTGTTGAAAATGgattattaaattaagttatgACTATGCCTCATTTCTTTTTGGTTCAAAGGGAATGAGTTTGGGTAGGGGCCATAAGAGGGAGGGTATTGCTAAGAGAGCAAACACACTACTTACTATTTTTCTGGTCTCCGACAGCGACTTCAGCCAAGTATCGGTAGTAGTCTCCCTTCATCTTGAGGTAGAATACCTTGCTTTCCGCATTGCTGGCTTTGGGGATGAGATAGACATCCAAAAGACTCTAGAAGAGACAAGAAGACGAGGCatgaaaagaatgaaaaaagctACAGAGAATGACTAATTACAAGGACATCATGGCAGATTTCTCGCAGTTCAGATTCGACCTTCTCTCTATACTCTTTGGCCATTTGTTGTTTCCTTTCTGATGACTCTGTCTTGGTTTCAATGGAGGAGATGACTCTCCAAGAGCTTCGTCGAGCCCCAACAACATTCTTGTAGGCTACGGAGAGCAAGTTTCTTTCCTCATTGGTGAGTTCGAACCCTGTCTCCGTCACGCTCTTCATGCTGGCGGCCATGTCATCATAACGCTCAGCTTGCTCGGCCAATTTGGCGCGTTGAACTATCTCATCCTTATCGCCCATAGTGATCTAGAATCCAAAAAGAGTAGTTGTATTAATAGCACAAGTAGGGACTTTTCCAGGATCCAAAATAACACCAATTTATCTTATTACGCTGCGCAAAAGgcaataagaaaagaaaaaagaaagaaaggaagGGGAAAGAAGATGAGATCCTAAATTCTGTAAGGAAAGGTTTACCTCCAGTGCCCCCGCCCCTTCTTCCTCCTTGGATCGCCGCCGCACTCTCTCGACCTCCCCAACTCTCTTACCAATACTCCTCTTCTTTCTTGCgtttctctttctttccttccttccttttttttctgtctctctctctctctctctcttttttcccACCAcctctttctcttttcttttcttttctttcctctCCTCTCTCCCCCCAATACACTCTCAACTCACACCAATCTTTGCTCCTCTTCTTTCCTTCCCTTCGTCCCCCCTCTCCTCGTACTCCTCCCCAATCA includes:
- the 14-3-3zeta gene encoding 14-3-3 protein zeta isoform X1, producing MGDKDEIVQRAKLAEQAERYDDMAASMKSVTETGFELTNEERNLLSVAYKNVVGARRSSWRVISSIETKTESSERKQQMAKEYREKVESELREICHDVLSLLDVYLIPKASNAESKVFYLKMKGDYYRYLAEVAVGDQKNTVVEDSQKAYQDAYDISKSQMQPTHPIRLGLALNFSVFYYEILNSPDKACMLAKTAFDDAIAELDTLNEDSYKDSTLIMQLLRDNLTLWTSDAAGEVDDSGAAGGTELESGN
- the 14-3-3zeta gene encoding 14-3-3 protein zeta isoform X2, which gives rise to MGDKDEIVQRAKLAEQAERYDDMAASMKSVTETGFELTNEERNLLSVAYKNVVGARRSSWRVISSIETKTESSERKQQMAKEYREKVESELREICHDVLSLLDVYLIPKASNAESKVFYLKMKGDYYRYLAEVAVGDQKNTDVANSEQAYRESFDIAKVSMTPTQPIRLGLALNFSVFFYEILNSPDRACHMAKQAFDDAIAELDTLNEDSYKDSTLIMQLLRDNLTLWTSDAAGEVDDSGAAGGTELESGN